A region of Pirellulales bacterium DNA encodes the following proteins:
- a CDS encoding fused response regulator/phosphatase — translation MTETATASERNPQAHFTAVPTHPPGVVLATRPITVLLIDDQAIVGESVRHMLAPESDIVFHYCQDPSKAIDTANAVQPTVILQDLVMPDIDGLQLVKFFRANKATRETPMIVLSSKEEPTIKAQAFALGANDYLVKLPDRIEILARIRYHSQAYISRLERDEAFRQLEENQRQLAEEVAQAARYVQSLLPEKTTTCGVQVDWRFVPSTALGGDMFGYHWLDPEHLAIYLLDVSGHGVGSSLLAVSATNLLSARSLPDTDFCNPGEVLSRLNDVFQMEKQNGKYFTMWYGVYEPPTRSLAFSNAGHPPALLYNGPSAAEAQLEKLESDGLAIGMIDGMPYSTTTVALDTFARLLVYSDGVYEIQKPDGNMWQHADFANFISGLRAEGEAVGDRLLAHVQELGGTTILEDDFSVLEIQF, via the coding sequence ATGACCGAAACTGCTACCGCCTCGGAAAGGAATCCGCAGGCACATTTCACCGCCGTTCCAACCCATCCTCCTGGCGTCGTGCTGGCAACGCGGCCGATTACGGTATTGCTGATCGATGACCAGGCGATTGTCGGGGAGTCGGTGCGGCACATGCTCGCGCCAGAGTCCGACATTGTATTCCACTACTGTCAGGATCCTTCCAAGGCGATCGACACGGCTAACGCCGTCCAACCGACTGTGATCCTGCAGGATCTGGTCATGCCAGATATCGACGGCTTGCAGCTCGTGAAGTTCTTTCGCGCCAATAAAGCCACGCGCGAAACCCCGATGATTGTGTTGTCGAGTAAAGAGGAGCCGACCATCAAGGCCCAGGCTTTCGCATTGGGTGCCAACGACTATCTGGTCAAGCTGCCGGATCGAATCGAGATTCTCGCGCGGATCCGCTATCACTCGCAGGCCTACATCAGCCGGCTGGAGCGCGACGAGGCGTTTCGCCAATTGGAGGAAAACCAACGGCAGCTTGCCGAAGAAGTGGCGCAAGCTGCCCGTTACGTGCAGTCGCTGCTTCCGGAGAAGACGACAACTTGCGGCGTGCAGGTGGACTGGCGCTTTGTTCCTTCGACGGCGCTGGGCGGAGATATGTTCGGTTACCATTGGCTAGACCCAGAGCATCTGGCCATTTATCTGCTCGATGTCAGCGGCCACGGTGTCGGCTCGTCGTTGTTGGCCGTGTCGGCCACGAATCTACTCTCGGCGCGATCGCTGCCGGATACCGATTTTTGCAACCCAGGCGAGGTCCTGTCGCGCTTGAACGATGTATTCCAGATGGAAAAGCAAAATGGCAAATACTTCACCATGTGGTACGGGGTCTATGAGCCGCCGACACGTTCGTTGGCCTTCAGCAACGCAGGGCATCCTCCGGCACTTTTATATAACGGGCCCTCGGCAGCCGAGGCGCAGCTCGAGAAGCTCGAATCCGACGGTCTGGCGATCGGCATGATCGACGGCATGCCCTACTCCACCACAACGGTCGCGCTGGATACGTTCGCCCGTTTGCTCGTCTATAGCGACGGCGTGTACGAGATCCAAAAGCCTGACGGCAATATGTGGCAACACGCGGATTTCGCGAACTTTATCAGCGGGTTGCGGGCCGAGGGAGAAGCGGTCGGCGACCGACTATTGGCCCACGTCCAAGAACTCGGTGGCACCACGATTTTGGAAGACGATTTCTCTGTTCTCGAAATCCAATTCTGA
- a CDS encoding cytochrome c, with translation MWERAMPRILLCLLATSGALVAATTAQSEDKPAQKKEDGRLTMEAARKLKSPVPFSKASIARGKTLYTRDCTECHGADGKSLVDVVANATDLTEPKLWKSGTTEGEVFRSIRDGAGEAMPPFSQKVEKEEDLWHMVNFLRSLWPDAERPKLQEAKSN, from the coding sequence ATGTGGGAGCGAGCGATGCCGCGGATCCTGCTGTGCCTGTTGGCGACATCGGGCGCGCTGGTGGCCGCGACAACCGCCCAGTCTGAGGACAAGCCGGCCCAGAAGAAAGAAGACGGGCGCCTGACAATGGAAGCGGCGCGCAAGCTCAAGTCGCCGGTCCCTTTTAGCAAAGCATCGATCGCGCGCGGCAAGACGCTGTACACACGCGATTGTACGGAATGCCACGGCGCCGACGGCAAGTCGCTGGTGGACGTCGTGGCGAACGCCACGGATCTGACTGAGCCCAAGCTGTGGAAAAGCGGCACGACCGAGGGAGAAGTTTTCCGTAGCATTCGCGATGGCGCGGGCGAAGCCATGCCTCCGTTTAGTCAAAAGGTGGAAAAGGAAGAGGACCTTTGGCACATGGTGAATTTTCTGCGCAGCCTGTGGCCCGATGCCGAGCGACCGAAGCTACAGGAAGCCAAGTCCAATTAA
- a CDS encoding thiamine pyrophosphate-binding protein, with amino-acid sequence MKNRKAEQAEQHAVDPSRRSFLLSSAAGAGAIVAGIVTETKAGVPAASIPSITIPKEITESVKEPAKPGSFEGPGMTGAEVFATLCKEEELAALFCCPGNYTVINALAAAGVPSYGGRCEGSMCAAADGFSRATGEVTACSGTEGPGLTNMIMNIASAAAARTPLLVLASNMQIAGDDRETFIQTGYQQPLTTGMKKYGKRLIAPDRVWEYGAYAFRNLKSGVPSPVHLDFPGEVARARFNDPTKLKDYYAKDKYRSESQPQPAAKDVEKALDLISRAERPLLVAGQGVFQNKAWEALLKAAEKNELAVVTSGPTRGHFPDDHRLSGALTPDAMMSADLVIFVGQYCMPTPGEYRFNPDIKTIRVHPVPEDLGRNWPLDLGIVSSEKAFLEALADLLPSRKREAWVNELATARQKYDKMLNDQYELGLKYSHDTNHLHPAVLCKEVHDFFYKGEIDPKQTVMGAGGWTIGVHAGRWQRAYRPGQGIVCPYQYGAIGPDLAMMIGASAAVQRGVGPQAPYKGAPTVCVSSDAGIAYSLFELDTAAKYKIPVIGIIYNNDSWGMWPSAVSSARSMHMYLFQENLRYDQMAQGLGARGEYVRTPEELREALHRSYQAASKENMSTLINCQALRDFTSAKNYPPGVSLNPEPGCGAVAH; translated from the coding sequence ATGAAGAACCGTAAAGCCGAGCAGGCCGAGCAACACGCTGTCGATCCCTCCCGCAGATCCTTTCTGCTTTCCTCGGCCGCCGGGGCCGGTGCCATCGTCGCCGGTATTGTGACCGAGACCAAGGCCGGAGTGCCCGCAGCCAGTATCCCTTCGATCACAATTCCCAAAGAAATAACGGAATCCGTGAAGGAACCGGCCAAGCCGGGTTCGTTTGAAGGTCCTGGCATGACAGGTGCCGAGGTCTTCGCCACGCTCTGCAAGGAAGAAGAACTGGCCGCGCTGTTCTGCTGTCCGGGCAATTATACCGTCATCAACGCCCTGGCCGCGGCGGGTGTGCCCAGCTATGGCGGGCGGTGTGAAGGTTCGATGTGCGCGGCCGCCGACGGATTCTCGCGCGCCACGGGCGAAGTCACGGCTTGCTCAGGAACCGAGGGGCCGGGCTTGACCAACATGATCATGAACATCGCCTCGGCGGCGGCCGCGCGCACGCCGCTCTTGGTGCTGGCCAGCAACATGCAGATAGCCGGCGACGACCGCGAGACGTTCATTCAGACGGGCTACCAGCAGCCGCTGACAACCGGAATGAAGAAATACGGCAAACGATTGATCGCGCCGGATCGAGTCTGGGAATATGGAGCCTACGCGTTCCGCAACTTGAAATCGGGCGTCCCCAGCCCGGTGCATTTGGATTTTCCCGGCGAAGTGGCTCGCGCCCGCTTCAATGACCCTACGAAGCTGAAAGATTATTACGCCAAAGACAAATATCGCAGCGAGTCGCAACCGCAACCTGCCGCTAAAGACGTCGAAAAGGCACTCGATTTGATCAGTCGCGCCGAACGGCCGCTGCTCGTGGCGGGACAGGGCGTGTTCCAGAACAAGGCTTGGGAAGCGCTGCTGAAGGCCGCCGAGAAAAACGAATTGGCCGTGGTCACATCGGGTCCGACGCGCGGACATTTTCCCGACGACCACCGCCTTTCCGGTGCGTTAACGCCTGACGCGATGATGAGCGCGGACCTGGTCATCTTCGTTGGCCAGTATTGCATGCCGACTCCGGGCGAATATCGCTTCAACCCGGACATCAAAACGATCCGGGTTCATCCGGTGCCGGAAGACTTGGGGCGGAATTGGCCGCTCGACCTGGGAATCGTCAGCAGCGAGAAGGCCTTCCTCGAAGCTCTGGCCGATTTGCTGCCGAGTCGCAAGCGAGAAGCCTGGGTCAACGAGCTCGCGACCGCGCGGCAAAAGTACGACAAGATGCTCAACGATCAGTACGAGCTGGGATTGAAGTACAGCCACGATACGAATCATCTGCATCCTGCCGTGCTCTGTAAGGAAGTACACGACTTCTTCTACAAAGGAGAGATCGATCCCAAGCAGACGGTGATGGGCGCGGGGGGTTGGACTATTGGTGTGCATGCCGGCCGCTGGCAACGGGCATACCGTCCGGGGCAAGGCATTGTTTGCCCGTACCAGTACGGTGCCATTGGCCCTGACCTTGCCATGATGATTGGAGCGAGCGCCGCCGTGCAGCGCGGGGTGGGTCCACAGGCTCCCTACAAAGGCGCGCCGACGGTTTGCGTGAGTAGCGACGCAGGAATCGCCTACAGCCTGTTCGAGCTGGATACCGCGGCGAAGTACAAGATTCCCGTCATCGGCATCATTTACAACAACGACTCCTGGGGAATGTGGCCGAGCGCTGTTTCCTCAGCCCGATCGATGCACATGTATCTGTTTCAGGAGAACCTTCGCTACGACCAGATGGCCCAAGGCCTGGGCGCGCGCGGCGAATATGTGCGTACGCCCGAGGAACTCCGCGAGGCCTTGCACCGCAGCTACCAGGCCGCTTCCAAGGAAAACATGTCGACGTTGATCAATTGCCAGGCGCTGCGCGACTTCACCTCGGCCAAGAACTATCCGCCGGGTGTTTCGCTGAATCCCGAGCCCGGCTGCGGCGCGGTCGCACACTAG
- a CDS encoding sugar transferase, which produces MRELQLRNPIQSLEYHMAFFKNILGSLFSSKAGSLTDEVFIPVLAMRTLIARERSRCDRTKSTFSLLTLTLATTPSDKELVAIGRALRERLRETDDLGLMGQGRLGVILPDTAAEGAWKVASNLRDGLFAKDRQPKLQVYVYSGDRSDLESEATPDEIETEKMYVAQAMEVLFMQPLPAWKRGLDIVGAFVGLTIAAPVMLVAATAIKITSPGPVFFTQRRDTISGRPFKIYKFRTMCVDAESQKAELRARSEQDGPAFKMAKDPRVTSLGRLLRKTSIDELPQLFNVLLGDMSLVGPRPLPCDESNRCEAWQRRRLDVTPGLTCIWQVRGRSKVSFSEWARMDVEYIRSRSLLSDLKLILKTIPAVLFRRGAC; this is translated from the coding sequence ATGAGGGAATTACAGCTTCGCAACCCGATTCAATCTCTCGAATATCACATGGCCTTCTTCAAAAACATTCTCGGCAGCCTGTTCTCCTCAAAGGCCGGATCGCTTACCGACGAGGTGTTCATTCCCGTGCTGGCGATGCGGACCCTCATCGCTCGTGAGCGGTCGCGCTGCGATCGTACCAAATCGACATTCAGTCTATTGACACTGACGCTGGCCACGACGCCGTCGGATAAAGAGCTCGTGGCGATCGGGCGCGCCTTGCGAGAACGGTTGCGCGAGACCGACGACCTGGGCCTGATGGGACAAGGACGCCTGGGCGTGATTCTGCCCGACACCGCCGCCGAGGGTGCCTGGAAGGTGGCTTCCAACCTGCGCGACGGCCTGTTTGCCAAGGATCGGCAGCCGAAGTTGCAGGTGTACGTCTATTCGGGAGATCGGTCCGATCTAGAGAGTGAAGCCACTCCGGACGAAATCGAAACGGAAAAAATGTATGTCGCCCAAGCCATGGAAGTGCTGTTCATGCAGCCATTGCCGGCCTGGAAGCGAGGCCTGGACATCGTCGGTGCGTTCGTCGGCCTGACAATTGCCGCGCCGGTCATGCTGGTGGCGGCTACGGCGATCAAGATCACGTCACCAGGTCCCGTGTTTTTCACGCAACGGCGCGATACGATCAGCGGGCGCCCCTTCAAGATCTACAAATTTCGCACGATGTGCGTGGACGCCGAAAGCCAGAAGGCCGAGTTGCGTGCTCGGAGCGAGCAGGATGGTCCGGCCTTTAAGATGGCCAAGGACCCGCGGGTAACCTCTCTCGGCCGCCTGCTGCGTAAGACGAGCATTGACGAACTTCCCCAGCTATTCAACGTGCTGCTGGGCGACATGTCGCTGGTCGGCCCGCGGCCGCTACCGTGCGATGAATCGAACCGTTGCGAGGCCTGGCAGCGACGTCGGCTCGATGTCACGCCTGGCTTGACCTGCATCTGGCAGGTGCGAGGACGATCGAAAGTTTCGTTTTCGGAATGGGCCCGCATGGACGTGGAATACATCCGGTCGCGCTCTTTGCTCTCGGACCTGAAGTTGATCCTGAAGACGATTCCCGCTGTGTTGTTCCGTCGCGGCGCATGCTGA
- a CDS encoding O-antigen ligase family protein: MIDLILILAVAGSIWGGILLVRGSLHAGCLAYLLSAACFGFYFASFHVGPLPLTIDRVVMVVLALAFVLQWRLGRVPLKPIDTGDMLAFSLLGLFMVSFAMSIGESSSKQLLVSAYRLLGGYAMPIAVYWIGRQAPLSEATSRRIQIALGAFGIYLAVMAVLEVTAQWGLVFPKHIADPKLGIHFGRARGPMLQSVSMGLTLGICLLSAVVVGIRSSRPGQLLLMLLLPVYALGIYLTYTRSVWIGVGLGLMTVLGLLLPVAWRKWVLAGAATAGLVVGASKFEQILAFEREFSAAGTKESAEARVSFVYVSWMMFLDHPLLGSGFGTFEEGKLPYLDDRETDLKLQTIRTWSHHNTLLSILTETGIVGLSLFLTMLGWFARQGWRLYRDPRSPSWARAQGALLLGALPIYCVQAVFHELSYTPIDNSLLFYIAGMTCGLVAPAAATALQRQPVAIKAHPAY, from the coding sequence ATGATCGACTTGATACTTATCCTCGCTGTGGCGGGCTCGATTTGGGGCGGCATTCTGCTGGTGCGCGGTTCGCTGCATGCCGGCTGCCTGGCCTATCTGCTTTCGGCGGCCTGCTTTGGCTTCTACTTCGCTAGCTTTCACGTGGGACCGCTGCCGTTGACGATCGACCGTGTCGTAATGGTCGTGTTGGCGTTGGCCTTCGTCTTGCAATGGCGACTGGGGCGCGTACCTCTTAAGCCTATCGACACCGGGGATATGCTGGCCTTCAGCCTGCTTGGGCTGTTCATGGTGAGTTTCGCCATGTCGATTGGTGAATCGAGCTCGAAGCAGTTGCTCGTATCGGCTTATCGGCTACTAGGCGGTTACGCGATGCCGATCGCGGTCTATTGGATTGGCCGGCAAGCGCCGCTTTCGGAAGCGACCTCGCGCAGAATTCAGATCGCGCTAGGCGCATTCGGCATTTATCTGGCTGTAATGGCCGTGCTGGAAGTGACGGCCCAGTGGGGTCTCGTGTTTCCCAAGCACATCGCCGATCCGAAGCTCGGCATTCACTTTGGACGGGCCCGAGGTCCGATGTTGCAATCGGTCAGCATGGGTCTCACGCTGGGAATCTGCCTGCTAAGCGCCGTGGTGGTCGGCATTCGATCGTCTCGGCCTGGTCAGTTGCTGTTGATGTTGTTACTGCCGGTCTACGCACTCGGCATTTACTTGACGTACACGCGTAGTGTGTGGATCGGCGTCGGACTTGGCCTGATGACTGTACTGGGCTTGCTGCTGCCCGTGGCCTGGCGCAAATGGGTGCTGGCCGGAGCTGCCACCGCCGGGCTGGTAGTCGGAGCCTCGAAATTCGAGCAAATCCTGGCATTCGAACGCGAATTTTCCGCCGCCGGAACCAAGGAGTCCGCCGAGGCCCGGGTGAGCTTCGTCTATGTGTCATGGATGATGTTTCTAGACCATCCGCTGCTGGGTAGCGGATTCGGCACCTTCGAGGAAGGCAAGCTTCCTTACCTCGACGACCGCGAGACCGATTTGAAGCTGCAGACGATTCGCACCTGGTCGCATCACAATACGCTGTTAAGCATTTTGACTGAGACCGGGATCGTCGGCTTGAGTTTGTTCCTGACCATGCTTGGCTGGTTTGCACGCCAAGGCTGGCGGCTGTATCGCGATCCACGATCGCCTTCCTGGGCACGCGCCCAGGGTGCTTTGTTGTTAGGCGCGCTACCCATCTATTGTGTGCAAGCTGTCTTCCACGAGTTGTCCTATACGCCCATCGACAACTCGCTGTTGTTCTACATCGCGGGCATGACTTGCGGCCTGGTCGCCCCTGCGGCCGCCACGGCCCTGCAGCGTCAGCCGGTAGCCATCAAGGCGCATCCGGCGTACTAA
- a CDS encoding sugar transferase: MSFENSSHTFEPESQPLNWGSGAAATSIALPHARRSKPGSQYRGASERTGDTADFSDLRPCGNRTVTYLFIKRAMDIIGSLAALALFSPVILPALGVLLVTTRGRPLFRQERIGLCGRRFMLYKLRTMRIDADQVQHLVTNEKDGPIFKNKRDPRVTRFGRFLRSFSIDEMPQLWNILRGEMSLVGPRPLPTHEALKCRGRARLRFALKPGLTCLWQVSGRSDVAFKDLVRMDLWYLRRQGLWTDLILLVRTPLCVLSCKGAY, encoded by the coding sequence ATGTCATTCGAGAATTCGTCACATACGTTCGAACCCGAATCGCAACCGCTGAATTGGGGAAGCGGTGCCGCGGCGACGAGCATTGCGCTGCCACACGCCAGGCGATCCAAGCCTGGCAGCCAATACCGTGGGGCGTCCGAGAGAACCGGCGACACAGCCGATTTTTCCGACCTCAGGCCGTGCGGCAATCGCACTGTGACGTATCTATTCATTAAGCGGGCGATGGACATCATCGGCTCTCTCGCGGCGCTAGCATTGTTCTCGCCGGTGATCCTTCCGGCGCTGGGTGTGTTGCTGGTTACCACCCGCGGAAGACCGTTGTTTCGCCAGGAGAGAATCGGGCTGTGTGGTCGGCGCTTCATGCTTTACAAGCTTCGCACCATGCGGATTGATGCCGATCAAGTTCAACACCTGGTAACGAACGAAAAGGACGGCCCCATCTTCAAGAACAAGCGCGATCCACGCGTGACACGCTTCGGACGATTCTTGCGTTCATTCAGCATCGACGAGATGCCGCAACTGTGGAACATCTTGCGGGGTGAGATGTCGCTGGTCGGGCCGCGGCCGCTGCCGACGCACGAAGCGCTGAAATGCAGGGGACGCGCCCGATTACGATTTGCCCTCAAGCCCGGCCTGACCTGCTTGTGGCAAGTCAGCGGGCGCAGCGACGTAGCTTTCAAAGATTTAGTTCGCATGGATCTGTGGTATTTGCGGCGGCAAGGGTTGTGGACCGATCTGATTTTGCTGGTTCGCACGCCGCTTTGCGTCCTCAGTTGCAAAGGTGCCTATTGA
- a CDS encoding glycosyltransferase family 4 protein, with amino-acid sequence MSSLSPPDEMATLSSAALLGGAIGVLDHAPVAAPRETFGKRLRVLHVINGEHYAGAERVQDLLALRLPDEGFDVGFACLKPGRFAAARCSQMSPLHVLPMRSRLDLRPVLAMARLVKEGGYDIIHTHTSRSALLGSLAAKMSGAALVHHIHSAATPDTLRDLRDGISAVVERFGFRRADAVIAVSQGIAAYARRGGVRDDRLTIVPNGVPAVDQLSDKCMPTGPWTVGTVALFRERKGLEVLLEAAARGRTQGLPLRLRIVGPFETTVYEERMHKLAEDLGLAGAVEWRGFREDVSSELAAMDLFVMPSVLREGLPMVILEAMANGVPIIGSGVEGIPEVIRDGQDGLIVEPGNPDDLAAAIGRLVRGEENAQALRESAYERQVTRYSDRSMAAGVAAVYAEVLARKQTLVTA; translated from the coding sequence ATGAGCAGTCTGTCGCCCCCAGACGAAATGGCAACGCTGTCTTCCGCCGCCCTGTTGGGCGGCGCGATCGGTGTACTCGACCACGCCCCGGTCGCGGCGCCGAGAGAGACGTTTGGCAAGAGACTTCGCGTTCTACACGTCATCAACGGCGAACACTACGCGGGAGCCGAGCGCGTCCAAGATCTGCTGGCCCTGCGATTGCCAGACGAGGGGTTCGACGTCGGCTTTGCCTGTCTGAAGCCCGGACGTTTCGCCGCAGCACGCTGCTCTCAAATGTCGCCCTTGCACGTCCTGCCAATGCGATCGCGGCTGGATCTGCGACCAGTATTAGCGATGGCGCGACTCGTGAAGGAGGGCGGCTACGATATCATTCACACCCACACGTCGAGATCGGCATTGCTGGGCAGCCTGGCAGCGAAGATGTCGGGTGCGGCGCTCGTACACCATATTCATAGCGCGGCCACGCCCGATACATTGCGAGACCTGCGCGATGGAATCAGTGCCGTGGTCGAAAGATTTGGTTTTCGTCGCGCCGACGCGGTAATCGCCGTGTCGCAGGGAATCGCCGCCTATGCCCGCCGCGGCGGTGTCCGTGACGATCGACTGACAATCGTTCCCAACGGCGTTCCCGCGGTCGATCAACTCTCTGACAAGTGCATGCCAACTGGCCCCTGGACCGTCGGCACCGTGGCCCTCTTTCGCGAACGTAAGGGGCTCGAGGTACTGCTCGAAGCCGCCGCGCGCGGACGTACGCAGGGGTTGCCCCTACGTCTGCGGATTGTCGGACCGTTTGAAACAACAGTGTACGAAGAGCGGATGCACAAGCTGGCCGAAGATTTGGGTCTTGCCGGCGCCGTCGAGTGGCGAGGCTTCCGCGAGGACGTCTCGTCCGAGTTGGCGGCAATGGATCTATTCGTCATGCCCAGCGTGCTGCGCGAAGGATTGCCCATGGTGATTCTCGAAGCCATGGCCAATGGCGTACCCATCATCGGTAGCGGCGTGGAGGGCATTCCCGAAGTCATCCGCGACGGACAAGACGGATTGATCGTCGAGCCGGGCAACCCGGACGACCTGGCGGCCGCAATCGGTCGCCTGGTACGCGGCGAGGAAAACGCGCAAGCATTGCGCGAGAGCGCCTACGAGCGACAAGTAACGCGATATTCCGATCGTAGCATGGCTGCCGGCGTAGCTGCCGTGTATGCCGAAGTGCTGGCACGCAAGCAGACGCTGGTGACAGCCTGA
- a CDS encoding WecB/TagA/CpsF family glycosyltransferase: MSQLTSSATLPMLDAPIQEAAADCAARIVSVLGVHITDVTKLDAFAIMERLLQADNGRCHSLFLVNAHTLNVATEELSYRKVLNEADYVFNDGTGVRWASRQRGIELRANLCGTDLIPEFFVDTANRGYRYYLLGATRDTIEGAAAYAQRHFPGWTQAGFHDGYVHNPGGDRIIDEINASGADLLLVGMGNPLQERWIIRHQDKLQVPLAIGVGGLFDHWVGKPRRAPLWVRRAGCEWMHKLMLQPHKARRYVLGNPLFIYRMTRALKSDLAAMNG; encoded by the coding sequence ATGTCACAACTGACAAGCAGCGCCACGCTGCCCATGCTGGACGCGCCTATCCAAGAAGCCGCCGCAGATTGCGCGGCCCGCATCGTTTCCGTCTTGGGAGTGCATATCACAGACGTTACGAAACTGGACGCCTTCGCCATCATGGAGCGATTGCTCCAAGCGGATAACGGACGATGCCACTCGTTGTTTCTCGTGAATGCCCACACCTTGAACGTGGCGACCGAGGAGCTGTCGTATCGCAAAGTGCTCAACGAAGCCGACTATGTATTCAATGATGGGACCGGCGTACGGTGGGCGTCGCGCCAGCGCGGAATCGAACTACGCGCCAATTTGTGTGGCACGGACCTCATTCCCGAGTTCTTTGTCGACACTGCCAACCGCGGTTATCGCTACTACCTGCTAGGCGCGACGCGCGACACGATCGAGGGCGCCGCGGCCTATGCCCAGCGGCATTTTCCCGGCTGGACGCAGGCCGGCTTCCACGACGGCTACGTTCACAACCCAGGCGGCGACAGAATCATCGACGAGATCAATGCCTCCGGCGCCGATTTGCTTTTGGTCGGGATGGGAAATCCCTTGCAAGAACGTTGGATCATCCGCCATCAGGACAAATTGCAGGTGCCGCTAGCGATCGGCGTGGGAGGTTTGTTCGATCATTGGGTCGGCAAGCCGCGTCGTGCGCCACTGTGGGTCCGCCGGGCCGGCTGCGAATGGATGCACAAGTTAATGCTGCAGCCCCACAAGGCACGCCGCTACGTCCTGGGAAACCCGCTATTCATTTATCGGATGACCCGCGCGCTCAAAAGCGACCTGGCCGCGATGAACGGCTGA